DNA from Amycolatopsis sp. DSM 110486:
GTCGGTGCCGCCACGGGCGCGGCGGGTGCCCTTGTGGAACGCCATCAGCGTGCGGGCCGTGGCTTCGCCGGTGCCCGCGACGTCGACGTCCTGGTCACCCAGGTCGTCCTGCTGCAGCTGTTCGACGAGGTTCTGCTGCGGCTGCCGCCGGGGCAGCCGGGGCCGGTCGTCGCCCACCAGCAGGCTCTGATCGGGCTCGCGGGCCGGTTCCGCAGCCGCGGCCACCGGTACGTGGACCGGAGCCGGCGGTTGTGACTGCAGGGGCTCCGGTTGCTCGCCCGGGGTGTACGCGCGAGCCGGATACGGCCTCGGCTTGGCGTCTCGCCTCATCGGGATCTGGCCGGTGAACGAGTTGGTGGATTCCATGACACGCGGTGAGCTCTCCAGTGCCGGTCGTGCGGCACCGCCCACCGGCTCCAGCACCCCGGCTAGCTCGTGCGGGGCCTCGGACCGGAACTCGGCGTTGCCGACGGCGTCGACCGACTCGTTGCCGGCCAGGTGTTGGGACGGGATCAGCACGGTGGCGCGCGTGCCGCCGTACCGGGACGGGTCGAACGTGACGGTGATGTCGAGCCGCGAAGCGAGGCGCGCGACCACGAACAGGCCGAGGCTGGAGTCGGCCCGCAGCGCCATGGCGTCGAACTCGGGGGCGTCGGCCATCATCGCGTTGGCCCAGTCGCGTACCGCTTCCTTCATGCCGAGGCCCTGGTCGGACACGTCGACGACGACGCCGCGCGCGACCATGCGGCTGGTCACCTCGACCGGCGAGCCGGGCGGGGAGAACGACGTGGCGTTGTCCACGAGCTCGGCGATCAGGTGGATGGCGTCGGCCACGGCCGAACCGACGATCGACACGTCGGGCACCTGCTCCACCTGCACCCGCGAGTACTGCTCGGTCTCGGAGACGGCCGCGCGCAGCACTTCCATGAGCGACACCGGCTTGCGCCAGCGCCGGCCCGGCTGCTTGCCGCCGAGGATGATCAGGTTCTCCGTGGTGCGGCGCGCACGGGCGGCGAGGTGGTCGAGCTGGAACAGCGACGCCAGCTGCGTCGAGTTCTCTTCGCGGCTTTCCATCTCGTCGAGGATCTGCAGCTGCCGGTGCACGAGCACCTGGTTGCGGTGCGCGATGCCGAGGAACACGTTGTGCACACCGCTTCGCGCCTTCGCCTCGCTCGCGGCCGCGTTGACGGCGGTCAGCTGGGCGGCGTTGAAGGCCTCGGCCACCTGGCCGATCTCGTCGAGGCCGTGGTCGAGCTGGGGCAGCTCGGCACCGACGTCCACGGCCTCGCCGTTCTTGAGCCGGTTGACGATGCCGGGGAGGCGGTTGCGGGCGAGGTCGAGCGAGTCGCTGCGCAGGCGCTCGAGCCGCGTCATCAGGGTGCGGTCGACGAGCGAGCGGGACACCCGAACGGCGATGATGATCGCGACCAGCGAGGCGATCAGGGCCGCGATACTGCCGATGATCGCGTTGCGCAGCTGCGAGTCGCCGGACTCGATGGCGGCGTTGGACACTTCGTCGCCCTGGGCGATCGTCAGCTGGGTGAGGCTGTTCGAGACCTGGCCGGTGAGGGTCTGCCAGTCGGCCGCCGAGACCGGCACCGTGCCCCGGTCCTCCGGCGTCCACGGGCCGTGCTTCACCAGCGCGCCCTCCGCGTCGGTGAGCTGTTTCCAGCCCGGGCTCGTCACGAGGGCCTGGTAGTCGTTGCGCACCGCGGGCTCGAGGAACGGCGCGATCTGGCTGACCTGAGTGCGGTAGAAGCCCGTCAGCTGCGTGAACTGCACGAAGTCGTCGGGTGCGAAGGTGCCGCTCGCGAGCGCGCTGGTCACCAGCGACGTCTCGCGCGACATCAGGTCGGTCGCGCGGAACAGCGAGGTCGCGGAGATCGCGCCCTGCACGGCCGTCGCGTCGGGCACGATGCGGGCCTGGGTGTCGAACAGCGTCGACGCCGTGTCGAGCACGCCGTTGAAGTAGGTGTTCACCTGCGCGCGGCCGATGGTGCGGAAGTTGATCTGCGAACGCAGCACCGGCAGCTGGTCGAGCTGGGTCTTCAGCGCGGTGACCTTGTCGGCGATCTCGGCGGGCGCGCTCGAGATGGTGGACGCGAAGGCGTCCTGCATGCCCTTGAGCTTCTCGTCGTTGCTCTTCTGCAGCTGCTGCAGCTCGCCGTTCCCCGCGTTGGGGGTGTCGAGGAACTGCAGCGCGACCTGGCGCTCCTGCTGCAGTGACGACAGCGCCTGGATCGCGGGGATCGACACCTCACGCACCGAGACGGCGACGAGGCGCACGTACAGGCCGTTGATGAAAAAGTACGACGAGACCGCGGCCACCAGCACCAGCAGCGTGATGCTCGGGATCAGAACGGTTCTGGTCAGCCTTTTCCGGATCGACTTGTCGTACGCCTTGCCGGACTCATCTTTGTTCTCCACGACGATTCACGAACTCCTGAGTCACAGTCGGCGAAAAGCCGGAAGCCGGCAGGGGAAGCGGACCCGACGGTAGGACCGGGGCGGCCGTCGTCACGAGTCCTCGACTCACCCTTCGTTTCACCACGGAACAGATCAGGGTCCGTTTTTTACCATGAACCGGGCCATCGTGGTGCCACTGATCGGGCGCTCGACCTGCCGATGAGTGGCCCAACGTGACCTGTCACGTCGCGTGATGGGCCGATTACCGGCATTTCTCGTGGTGATGACCTCGGCAGGCAACCTCTTGGACGTGTGCTGAGCTGAACGGGTGAATACGAAATCCGGGGGAAGGTGGCGAATCCCACTGGCCGGGTAGTCGCCGAATTGATTTGTCGACAGGCGAGGGGGCGGTGTTCGAGCCTTCGGCGGGCCGGGCCGGTCAGTGTCCTGTCCGGATTGGTTCGGCCGGAAGCCACGCCTGCATCAGGGCTGCGTATCGCCTTGAGTGGACCAGCAGCTCGGCGTGGCTGCCGAGCA
Protein-coding regions in this window:
- a CDS encoding nitrate- and nitrite sensing domain-containing protein, coding for MENKDESGKAYDKSIRKRLTRTVLIPSITLLVLVAAVSSYFFINGLYVRLVAVSVREVSIPAIQALSSLQQERQVALQFLDTPNAGNGELQQLQKSNDEKLKGMQDAFASTISSAPAEIADKVTALKTQLDQLPVLRSQINFRTIGRAQVNTYFNGVLDTASTLFDTQARIVPDATAVQGAISATSLFRATDLMSRETSLVTSALASGTFAPDDFVQFTQLTGFYRTQVSQIAPFLEPAVRNDYQALVTSPGWKQLTDAEGALVKHGPWTPEDRGTVPVSAADWQTLTGQVSNSLTQLTIAQGDEVSNAAIESGDSQLRNAIIGSIAALIASLVAIIIAVRVSRSLVDRTLMTRLERLRSDSLDLARNRLPGIVNRLKNGEAVDVGAELPQLDHGLDEIGQVAEAFNAAQLTAVNAAASEAKARSGVHNVFLGIAHRNQVLVHRQLQILDEMESREENSTQLASLFQLDHLAARARRTTENLIILGGKQPGRRWRKPVSLMEVLRAAVSETEQYSRVQVEQVPDVSIVGSAVADAIHLIAELVDNATSFSPPGSPVEVTSRMVARGVVVDVSDQGLGMKEAVRDWANAMMADAPEFDAMALRADSSLGLFVVARLASRLDITVTFDPSRYGGTRATVLIPSQHLAGNESVDAVGNAEFRSEAPHELAGVLEPVGGAARPALESSPRVMESTNSFTGQIPMRRDAKPRPYPARAYTPGEQPEPLQSQPPAPVHVPVAAAAEPAREPDQSLLVGDDRPRLPRRQPQQNLVEQLQQDDLGDQDVDVAGTGEATARTLMAFHKGTRRARGGTDDA